The Anaerolineae bacterium genome includes a window with the following:
- a CDS encoding dehydrogenase, with amino-acid sequence RVPMVIRTQGGAVRGNAAQHSQSLEMWFVHIPGLIVIQPSTPYDAKGLLKSAIRNDNPVIFIEHKLLYITTGPVPEEEYLVPIGVADIKRAGDDVTIVATSRMVHFALQAAGELEKEGIQAEVIDPRTLKPLDIDAILRSVKKTGRLVVVNEGHLTGGFTAEVAARVQREAFDWLDAPIMQVATEDVPIPYNRQLEWEAMPSVADIINAVKSVVYR; translated from the coding sequence GCGCGTGCCCATGGTCATCCGCACCCAGGGAGGCGCCGTCCGCGGCAACGCCGCCCAGCATTCCCAGAGCCTGGAGATGTGGTTCGTCCACATCCCGGGTCTCATCGTCATCCAGCCGTCCACCCCGTACGACGCCAAGGGTCTGCTCAAGTCCGCCATCCGCAACGACAACCCGGTCATCTTTATCGAGCACAAACTACTCTATATCACTACCGGGCCAGTGCCGGAGGAGGAGTATCTGGTACCGATTGGGGTGGCGGACATCAAGCGCGCCGGCGACGACGTCACCATTGTGGCCACCTCGCGCATGGTGCACTTCGCCCTGCAGGCCGCCGGCGAACTGGAGAAAGAGGGCATTCAGGCCGAGGTCATTGACCCGCGCACCCTGAAACCGCTGGACATCGACGCCATCCTGCGCTCGGTGAAGAAAACCGGCCGGCTGGTGGTGGTGAACGAGGGCCATCTCACCGGCGGCTTCACCGCGGAAGTGGCCGCCCGCGTCCAGCGCGAGGCGTTCGACTGGCTCGACGCCCCCATCATGCAGGTGGCGACGGAGGATGTGCCTATCCCGTACAACCGCCAGCTCGAGTGGGAGGCTATGCCCAGCGTAGCAGACATCATCAACGCTGTAAAATCGGTCGTCTACCGCTGA
- a CDS encoding L-rhamnose mutarotase codes for MKRVAFLLKVKPDKIEEYKRIHQNVWPEMLDALRRNGWHNYSLFMRDDGLLFGYFETPESFQAALAGMAKEEVNKRWQDMMAPFFEGLTGEHADQSMIELEEVFHLD; via the coding sequence ATGAAGCGCGTCGCATTTTTGCTGAAGGTCAAGCCGGATAAAATTGAGGAGTACAAGCGCATCCATCAGAACGTGTGGCCCGAAATGCTGGATGCCCTGCGCCGCAACGGCTGGCACAATTATTCGCTCTTCATGCGCGATGATGGTCTCCTGTTCGGCTATTTTGAGACGCCGGAGAGCTTCCAGGCGGCCCTGGCCGGCATGGCCAAGGAAGAGGTCAACAAACGCTGGCAGGATATGATGGCCCCCTTCTTCGAGGGCCTGACCGGCGAGCACGCCGACCAAAGCATGATCGAACTGGAAGAGGTGTTCCATCTGGATTAG
- a CDS encoding L-rhamnose isomerase gives MNNKPSEQSIRQAYALAKERYAALGVDTDQALQRLAGISLSLHCWQGDDVRGFEAPEAGLSGGIAATGNYPGRARTPDELRQDLDMAYRLIPGRHRLNLHAIYAETGGRRVERNELRPEHFAGWADWAMEKGHGIDFNPTFFSHPLADSGFTLTHPDAGIRRFWIEHGIACRKIGEYFGKTLGTPCITNIWIPDGYKDLPADRKGPRQRLIESLDAILAEKIDPRFNRDSVEGKLFGIGSESYVAGSHEFYLGYAVTRRILVCLDTGHFHPTELVSDKISAVLLFVDELLLHISRGVRWDSDHVVILTEELLAIMQEIVRGGFLERVHIGLDYFDASINRVAAWVIGARSALKALLMALLEPTERLREMELAGDFTGRLALLEELKTMPHQAVWDYYCLQQGVPVGINFMDEIRAYEASVLAKRG, from the coding sequence ATGAACAACAAACCATCCGAACAGAGCATCCGCCAGGCCTATGCCCTGGCGAAAGAGCGCTATGCCGCGCTGGGGGTGGATACCGATCAGGCCCTCCAGAGACTGGCCGGCATCTCCCTCAGCCTGCACTGCTGGCAGGGCGATGACGTGCGCGGCTTCGAAGCGCCCGAGGCCGGCCTGAGCGGCGGCATCGCCGCCACCGGCAACTACCCCGGCCGCGCCCGCACCCCCGATGAACTGCGCCAGGACCTGGACATGGCCTACCGCCTCATCCCCGGCCGGCACCGCCTCAACCTGCACGCTATCTACGCCGAGACCGGCGGCCGCCGGGTCGAGCGCAATGAGCTTCGACCCGAGCATTTCGCCGGCTGGGCCGATTGGGCCATGGAGAAGGGACACGGCATTGACTTCAACCCCACCTTCTTCTCCCATCCCCTGGCCGACAGCGGCTTCACCCTGACGCACCCGGACGCCGGCATCCGCCGCTTCTGGATCGAGCACGGCATCGCCTGCCGCAAGATCGGCGAGTACTTCGGCAAAACCCTCGGCACGCCGTGCATCACCAATATCTGGATCCCGGACGGTTATAAGGACCTGCCGGCCGACCGCAAGGGCCCCCGCCAGCGGCTCATCGAATCGCTGGATGCCATCCTGGCGGAGAAAATTGACCCACGCTTTAACCGCGATTCTGTGGAGGGCAAGCTCTTCGGCATCGGCTCCGAGAGCTATGTGGCCGGCTCCCATGAGTTTTACCTGGGCTATGCCGTGACCCGCCGCATCCTGGTCTGCCTGGACACCGGCCACTTTCACCCGACCGAGCTTGTGTCCGACAAGATCTCGGCGGTGCTCCTCTTCGTAGACGAACTGCTCCTGCATATCAGCCGCGGCGTCCGCTGGGACAGCGACCATGTGGTGATCCTGACGGAAGAACTGCTGGCCATCATGCAGGAGATCGTGCGCGGCGGCTTCCTGGAGCGGGTGCATATCGGGCTGGACTACTTCGATGCCAGCATCAACCGCGTGGCCGCCTGGGTCATCGGCGCCCGCAGTGCACTCAAGGCCCTGCTAATGGCCCTGCTGGAACCGACCGAGCGTCTGCGGGAGATGGAGCTTGCCGGCGACTTCACCGGCCGGCTTGCCCTGCTAGAGGAGCTGAAAACCATGCCGCACCAGGCGGTCTGGGACTATTACTGTCTCCAGCAGGGCGTGCCGGTGGGGATCAATTTTATGGATGAGATACGCGCCTATGAGGCCAGCGTGCTGGCCAAGCGGGGTTGA